One segment of Rosa chinensis cultivar Old Blush chromosome 6, RchiOBHm-V2, whole genome shotgun sequence DNA contains the following:
- the LOC112171310 gene encoding uncharacterized protein LOC112171310 produces the protein MMEDYFVERPVFSEEEFRTWYKMSHNVFNRISSDLCRYDQYFVQKSDAAKKVGLLPQQKLTCSLRMLAYGARADQCAEYCRMAKSTTIEGPKQFTSGIVNLYSAEYLQAPTPADLRRLLTKVEKIGFPGMIGSINFMHRQWKNCPTGWAENTAVENVCPLSSSKQSLLMTYGYGMPSLE, from the coding sequence ATGATGGAAGATTACTTTGTGGAGCGTCCAGTTTTCAGTGAAGAGGAGTTCCGGACATGGTACAAGATGAGTCACAATGTTTTCAACCGCATCTCCAGTGACCTTTGTCGCTATGACCAATACTTTGTCCAGAAATCAGATGCTGCTAAGAAAGTCGGACTACTTCCCCAACAAAAGCTGACATGTTCCCTAAGAATGCTTGCTTACGGTGCTAGGGCAGATCAATGTGCTGAGTATTGTCGGATGGCAAAATCTACCACCATCGAGGGTCCaaaacaatttacaagtggaatCGTTAATTTGTACTCGGCAGAATACCTCCAGGCTCCTACTCCGGCCGACCTCAGAAGACTTCTCACCAAAGTTGAGAAAATAGGTTTTCCTGGGATGATTGGAAGCATCAACTTCATGCAcaggcaatggaagaattgcccaACAGGTTGGGCTGAAAATACAGCGGTTGAAAACGTGTGCCCACTATCATCCTCAAAGCAGTCGCTTCTTATGACATATGGATATGGCATGCCTTCTTTGGAATGA
- the LOC112171311 gene encoding uncharacterized protein At4g02000-like has translation MEAENPDTQDLIIRMREKLCLRTLDRSVRLAAVIFADKVPHKPTTIDMLKKAWASFGEVGITARDERDPTDRLFAVTVQNEEAARNIMENSPWSIKGYSVHIQNWPKHLAIEELPTNNIAVWIQMRGVPPYMFSVRNVEEMVEHFGEFIKMDDPLESGEGTYCFLRVRVVLDARRPLPTGFTLPRDDGSPSWVEFKFEKLSRFCFCCGRLGHIETIQTPCPNSEEPRPEGIVYGEWMITSAFRRP, from the coding sequence ATGGAAGCTGAAAACCCAGATACCCAAGATCTCATTATCCGAATGAGAGAAAAACTTTGCCTTCGAACCTTGGACCGATCGGTTCGGCTTGCAGCTGTAATATTTGCAGATAAGGTCCCCCATAAACCCACAACCATTGACATGTTGAAGAAAGCCTGGGCATCATTCGGCGAAGTGGGAATCACTGCCAGGGATGAGAGAGATCCCACTGACCGCCTGTTTGCAGTCACTGTTCAAAATGAGGAAGCAGCTAGAAATATAATGGAGAATTCACCATGGTCAATTAAGGGTTACTCAGTCCACATTCAAAATTGGCCTAAACACCTTGCCATTGAGGAGCTGCCCACTAACAACATCGCGGTTTGGATCCAGATGAGGGGTGTTCCCCCATATATGTTCTCTGTCAGAAATGTAGAAGAAATGGTGGAACACTTTGGTGAGTTCATCAAAATGGACGACCCGCTTGAAAGTGGAGAAGGTACTTATTGCTTCCTTCGAGTCCGTGTCGTGCTTGATGCTAGAAGGCCATTACCCACTGGATTCACTCTTCCAAGAGATGATGGAAGCCCCTCCTGGGTTGAATTTAAGTTTGAAAAGTTATCTCGATTCTGTTTCTGCTGTGGCCGTCTTGGACACATTGAAACCATCCAGACCCCTTGCCCGAACAGTGAAGAACCAAGGCCAGAAGGCATTGTCTATGGGGAGTGGATGATAACTAGTGCATTCCGGCGACCGTGA